Within Limisalsivibrio acetivorans, the genomic segment GTTGAATACAACCTTGACACCCTTTTTGAGGGCTTTGATCTGTCCGTCGTTCCAGCGTGATTTGCCGGTACCGCCGTAGTCAACCGCATCCTGCCAGATGAAGACGGGGATTGTACCGGAGTTGGTGCTGTTTGAGTAAAAGCCTGAAACGGTAAGCTCGCTGCTGTCGTAGAGGTCTGAGGAGAGATCCACGCTGGAGCCTATGTTGTACATACCGTTACTGGGGCCGCCTACCCAGCTCCATCTCTGCATACCGTAGCTGCATCCTTCCGCGCCGAAGTTCTTGGTAACGGCGGACATGATGCGGAGAAGCCATACGGGCTGCTCGGCTTCGGTGTTTCTCTGGAAGCCTGAACCGTTCCAAATAGTACACTTCTTATCAAGAAGGGTATTAGCCATGGAGCGGATCTTGGAAGCGGGGATACCTGTTATCTTCTCGGCCCACTCGGGAGTCTTGGGAGTCTGGCCGTAGATCATTGTTCTCTTGCCGTAGAGCTCATCTTCGCTGTTTACGTTGTAACCGATAGTATCGGGGTAAACTGAGGTCTTGGCGTTGAGCCCTGCATCAACAAGTGCAGTCTCATTACCCATAACATAAGCGGAGAGTGAAGCACCTTCGGGAACGTTGTAGGTTCCGTCTGCTACGCTGTCATGGTAAGAGGTTGAGCTGGGATCATCGAAGAAACCGTGTACATGGGCTTTGATGAAATCGATGTCCAGATCGGAGTATCTGCTTGTGAGCAGGTGATAGAGGATACCAAGGAGAAGAGCCGCATCCGTTCCAGGTGTGATGTTTACAAAATCATTGGCAACGGTTGCTGCGGTTTTGGAGAACCTTGTATCCACAGCTGTCATCGGGATTCCCATCTCTTTTGTCTGTACAAGGTACCAGCCGGACTGGGTTCCCCATACAGCCTCAAGACCGTTGTAGCTCCAGAGGAAAACGTGCTCTGCGTTCACGATATCCTGTCTGCAGCTTCCCTCGGGGATATAGCCTACGCCTTCAACGAAGGTGGCCATATGGTCGAGTGAGGGCCAGCTGTAGTCATCCCTGTAGGGGAGTGAACCGCCGAGCATGTTGAAAAGTCTGCCAACGGAGGCTGAGGACCAACCAGTGGAATCCGCAGAAGCGTAAACTCTGTGGAAGGTCTCGGGTCCTTTGTTGGGGTCTTCTGCAATTTCCTTGAGCTTTGCGCCGATTTCGCTGAACGCCTGTTCCCAGGATATTCTTACGAAACCGTTTACGTCGCCCCTTTCGCCAGTCTGCTTGAGGGGATACATAAGACGGTCCTGACGATAGAACCACTGCTTCCTTGAGCGGCAGCGAACACAGGAACGTCTCTGGGGATCGTTATTTGTAGTTCCGAGGTCGTTAACATCCTCGTTCTCGTCTGTGACGATACGCTTAACAACGCCCTCTTCGATATAGTATTTACTTACACATCGACCACCGCAGTTATGGGGAGTTGCTCCCATAACAGTCGTGCCTGAAATCTCGGGAGGCGTGGGTCTTGATGCTTCGTCCTCTTCCATATAGGTTCTGCCTGCATCACCGTCGCCCCCACAGCCGTAAACAGCTGCAGTAGCACCGGCCGCGCTGACTCCCTTAAGGAAGTCTCTTCGGCTGACCTTGCTTTTTCCGAGCAGTTTCTCTTTAAGACTCATATATGTCCTCCTTAATAAACTCGGGGTTATTTGAGATACGTGTTTGGTGCGTGAGCACTCTTATGACACGTAAAACATGTTGTCTGCTGAACGGGATAGTGGCAACTGTCGCAGTGCCTGTTCACAGGCTCTCTCCAACCGGGTCTGTGGGTGGAGGGGGGAGTACTACTGTGACATTCGATACAGCTGTCTTCCTTGTGACAGGTAGCGCAGCTTTCTCTGTCCCATTTAGCTTCCAAACCGTGCCCCTTCTTTGTCCATGAGGGGGTATGGTTACGGGGCGGAGTCTCCTGATGGCACTTGATACAGGATACCTGATCAACGTGGCACATCTTACACTCTTCCCCGTTGACCTTGCTGGCCTGTCCATGCCTCTTAATCCACGAAGTATCGTGGGTGGAGGGTTTGTTTGATTCCACTGCGAAAGCCACAAGAGCAGTGAGCAGAATCGCTGATAATATTAGAAATTTGACTTTCATGCGTCCTCCTTGTCGTACTCTTAGAAGATAATGTTTGCCCACAGCTCTGCGGTGAGGTTGCGGTCGAGATCATCATCTTCGATATCGTCGAAGAATTCGGTGTCCTCGATGTTAACATCTGCAAGGAAGCTGAGGTAATCAGTGGGTGAGTACTGGCCGCCTATGTAGTAACTTCTCACAGAATCCTTTCTTGTGTCGTTTACATAGTCGTACTCGTACTTGTTGTAGGAGGAACCAAGCCATACATCCATACTGTCGTTGATACGCTGGCTGATCTCAATACCGTACTGGATCTTTTCGTTTTCGTCGGCCATGTCGTTCTCATCCACATTCCAGAGATCCATCTTAAATGAGATGTAGGTGTTCTCTGTGGGTATGCCGAAGATGTCGAAGTTACCGTAGAAGCGTGAGTAGCTTCTGTTTGTGAAGCCTTCGTCACCGCTTACGCTTTTCTGGTCGGTTCCGAGACCGAGAGCAGCGAAGTTTGAAATCCCCTGGTATACAGAGAGCTTGTAGAGGGAGTATTCCTCTTCGGGCATGAGTGCGTTTGTGAGCGGGTTAACAACGTATGAGTCTGTTTCCCCCTCTTCAACTTCCTCAAGGAGCCCTTTGTAGCTTACTGTAACGATGGTTTTTGTAGCTGCAATCTCGTAGGTTGC encodes:
- a CDS encoding molybdopterin-dependent oxidoreductase, with product MSLKEKLLGKSKVSRRDFLKGVSAAGATAAVYGCGGDGDAGRTYMEEDEASRPTPPEISGTTVMGATPHNCGGRCVSKYYIEEGVVKRIVTDENEDVNDLGTTNNDPQRRSCVRCRSRKQWFYRQDRLMYPLKQTGERGDVNGFVRISWEQAFSEIGAKLKEIAEDPNKGPETFHRVYASADSTGWSSASVGRLFNMLGGSLPYRDDYSWPSLDHMATFVEGVGYIPEGSCRQDIVNAEHVFLWSYNGLEAVWGTQSGWYLVQTKEMGIPMTAVDTRFSKTAATVANDFVNITPGTDAALLLGILYHLLTSRYSDLDIDFIKAHVHGFFDDPSSTSYHDSVADGTYNVPEGASLSAYVMGNETALVDAGLNAKTSVYPDTIGYNVNSEDELYGKRTMIYGQTPKTPEWAEKITGIPASKIRSMANTLLDKKCTIWNGSGFQRNTEAEQPVWLLRIMSAVTKNFGAEGCSYGMQRWSWVGGPSNGMYNIGSSVDLSSDLYDSSELTVSGFYSNSTNSGTIPVFIWQDAVDYGGTGKSRWNDGQIKALKKGVKVVFNFAGNCLANQSGDVNYYNEVLKDRSKAELLVTADHWLTSSALLSDYVLPASMQMEKPGASTGWFSEEVVAINQVLETPAEVKSEYDICAGIAGALGRENEFTEGKTMEQRLSEGWQSRYESGYYDITWDQFKEQGLWKPAAPTEISFKDFRDNPSANPVSTPSGKFEAYSQFVMEDYQARFYDNYDSFGTLENGGAIADAKNPAGSNAMRFVYPIPMYIPPVEGRHADGSHPDPLGKENSGLDFTLHTWHLMYRSHSTLNNVAYMNELYKYDEEGNPAFLPETREPAKDKAPTTWEDGAYESVWLNPIDAEAKGIKTGDRLKISNGRGAILVSAIVTQRVPSKVVYIGQGSWHYDENGVDVGGCANTLTHARPARISQGMTLANDCRVKIEKA